One window of Oncorhynchus masou masou isolate Uvic2021 chromosome 33, UVic_Omas_1.1, whole genome shotgun sequence genomic DNA carries:
- the LOC135528429 gene encoding probable Bax inhibitor 1, protein MNIFHHSIRFHALFKFSQISHSTQLHLKNVYSSLAVCMFVAAAGSYVHVVTRLFQGGLLSLLCSLGMMFWLSMTPHNSETEKNRLAILAGFAFFTGVGLGPAMDFVITINPSVIVTAFLGTSIIFICFTLSALYAKRRSYLYLGGTLMSGLSILFLVSVLNIFFGSAILFKAHMYMGLVIMCGFVLFDTQLIIEKAENGDKDYVWHCVDLFLDFVTIFRKLMILLAMNEKDKKKEKK, encoded by the exons ATGAATATATTTCACCACAGCATCAGATTTCATGCTCTCTTCAAGTTCTCCCAAAT TTCCCACTCTACCCAGTTACACCTGAAGAATGTCTACTCCAGCTTGGCAGTGTGCATGTTCGTGGCTGCAGCAGGCTCCTATGTCCATGTTGTCACACGGCTCTTTCAG GGTGGTTTGCTGTCACTTCTGTGTTCCCTGGGCATGATGTTTTGGTTGTCCATGACCCCACACAACTCGGAGACAGAGAAGAATAGACTGGCTATCCTTGCAGGGTTTGCTTTCTTCACAG GTGTTGGTCTTGGACCGGCAATGGATTTTGTCATTACCATTAACCCAAG CGTCATTGTGACAGCCTTCCTCGGTACCTCCATCATCTTCATCTGCTTCACTCTCAGTGCTCTGTACGCCAAACGTAGGAGCTACCTCTACCTGGGAG GGACTCTGATGTCTGGATTGTCCATCTTGTtccttgtgtctgtgttgaacATATTCTTTGGATCAGCAATACTCTTCAAG GCTCACATGTACATGGGGCTGGTCATTATGTGTGGCTTTGTTCTGTTCGACACTCAGCTCATCATTGAGAAAGCCGAGAACGGAGACAAGGACTACGTCTG GCATTGCGTGGACCTGTTCCTCGACTTTGTGACCATTTTCAGAAAACTCATGATTCTTCTTGCCATGAATGAGAAG GACAAGAAGAAAGAAAAGAAGTAG